The uncultured Cohaesibacter sp. genomic sequence CTTCTTCCATCGCCACAGCGGTTGAACAGCAAGCGTCTGCTGCCAATGAAATCGCGGACAATGTGACTCAAGCCTCCAATGGCGCCGAGCAGATTAATGCAGCCTTGGAAAGTGTTGAAGAGTCTGCCAAGGAAACCGAGCTGGCGTCAAAGACCGTTGCCGAGCGGTCTGTTCACTTGTCAGGTCAATCCAAGGAGTTGAGCGATCACACCAGCGCGTTTCTTGGGGCGTTTGATGAGGCCTATCAGGCCCTCTAGTGGATTGCGAATTGTGGTTTCAATCAATTCCAATGAAATAAAAAAGGGGCCTTGCTGGCCCCTTTGTTTTGACCAATGAAATTGGCCTAAATGCCTGCGCCGGACTGATTATAGCCGCCTGCTCCTTCAAGGAATTCCGCCACGAAAGGCGAAGATGGCTTTTTGATCAGGTTGGCCGGCGTGTCAAACTGCTCGATCTTGCCGTCTGCCATGACGGCAATCCGGTCTGCCAGTTCGAAGGCTTCTTCCTGATCGTGAGTAACCAGTATGGCGCTGACGCCGACCTTCTGCTGCAAGCTGCGCAGGGATGCACGCAACTCCTTGCGCACCCGCGTATCCAGAGCGCTGAAGGGTTCGTCCAGAAGCAGCATTCTCGGCTCAATGGCGAGGGCACGGGTGAGGGCAACCCTCTGGCGTTGACCGCCGGAAAGTTGGCTTGGGAAACGCTCTGCCAGATGGCCGATATGGGCCATGTCGAGCAGCTCGACGACCCGATGGTTGATGTCCCTTGCAGAAGGACGCGTGCTCCGCTGGCGCATCTTGAGCCCGAAAGCCACATTTTCGGCGACACTCATATGCTCGAACAGCGCGTAATTTTGAAAGACCATGCCAAAGCGGCGTTTGCGGGCATCAACACCGGTGATGTCCTCGCCATCAAAGGACAGGGTGCCACCTTCGGCAAATTGCAGTCCGGCGATGGTGCGCAACAGAGTGGTTTTGCCCGAGCCGGATGGCCCCAAAAGTGCGATGAATTCTCCCGGCTCGATATCGAGGCTGACCGCGTCAAGAACCAGATTGGAGCCGTAATATTTGCTGATATTCTGAATTTGTAGCGACATGATTGCTTTCCTAGGCATGCTCGTGCGGATGGCGCGCCTCGATGGTGGAGCGCAGAATAAGGGTGATAACGGCGATCACAGTCAGGACGGTTGCGGCCGCAAAAGCGCCGGTGGCGTTATAATCGTTGTAAAGAAGCTGCACCTGAAGGGGCAGGGTCATGGTTTCACCCCGGATATTGCCGGAAACCACGCTCACCGCGCCGAATTCTCCAATGACACGTGCATTGGCCAGGATGGCGCCATAGAGAAGGGCCCATTTGATCTTTGGCAGCGTGACATGACAAAAGGTCTGCCAACCGGTGGCCCCCAGCGTCAAGGCGGCCTCTTCCTGATCCTGTCCGGAGATTTCCATCAGCGGGATCAACTCGCGCGCGACGAACGGGCAAGTCACAAACAGGGAGACCAGAACAATACCAAAGAGGTTGAACATCAACTGGATATCCCAATCATCAAGCCAACTGCCCACAACGCCGGTCGCGCCATAGATGAGCAGGTAGCAAAGACCGGCAACGATGGGAGAGATGGAGAAGGGCAGCTCGATGATCGTCTGCAGCGCTCGTCTACCAGGAAAATGGTAATGCACAATCGCCCAGGAAACGGCGATGCCGTAGATGAGGTTGATCGGCAACACGATAAGGGCCGTGAGCACCGTCAGCCAGATGGCGTGTAGGGTGTCAGGTGTCGTGATGTTGGCGCTATAGACTGCGAGGCCTTCTTGAAAGGCGCGCGCGAAGATGGAAATGACCGGAAGGGCCATGACTAAGGCCGCGAACAGGATGGCCACAAAGATTAGAGCTGCACGTTTGCGTGCCTTCTGGCGGAGGAGCGCCAGAACCTGCGGATTGGTGATCGGCGGAGTGGGCGATGGAGCTGTCATGATCATGACCTCCCTTTATGCAGATGTCGTGTGGCGCGAGATTGGGCGATATTGGCTGCCACAAGAACGAGAAGGGCAATCAGCAGAATGGTTCCGGCAATGGCGCTGGCCGCAGGATAGTCATATTCTTCGAGTCGGATCATGATCAGCAGTGAGGCGATTTCGGTCTTGAAAGGCATGTTGCCAGCGATGAAGATCACCGCCCCGAACTCGCCGAGCGAGCGGGCAAAGGCCAGTGATGCGCCAGTGATGAAGCTTGGCCAGACTTGCGGAAACACCACATGGCGGAAAACCTGCCAGTCGCACGCGCCAAGGGTGCGGGCGGCTTCCTCTGCGTCCGGTTTAAGGCTTTCGAGGACAGGCTGCACGGTGCGCACGCCAAAGGGGACAGACGTGAACATCATGGCGAGCACGATGCCCCACCATGTATAGGCCACCTTCAGCCCTGCAACAGAGAGCAAGGTGCCCATCCAGCCATTCTTGTCATATAGGGCCACCAGCGCGATGCCGGCCACTGCCGTTGGCAGGGCAAAGGGCAGATCCACCAGCGCGTCGAGCAGCCGTTTGCCGGGGAACTTGTAGCGCACCAGCACATAGGCGAGCAGGAGGCCAAAGGTGGCGTTGAAAATTGTTGCGAAAGCCGCAGCGCTTATGGTCACACGGAAAGCGGCCAAGGTGCGTTCGGACGAAATGATGCGCCAATAATCAGCAAGGCCCAGTTGGCTCATCTGCCAGAAGAGACCGCTCAGCGGCAACAGGATGATGAGGCAGACAAACAGCAGACTTGTGCCCAGCGTCAGCGAGAAGCCGGGCATGACATGGCGTTTGAGCCGAAAGGGGCTTGGAAAGGTGCGGGGAAGCACTGCATTTGGATGTGTCATCTCACGGGGCCTGTCTGAAAGGGCGCCAACAACAGTGGCCCGAAGCGTGATTTGCCTCGAGCCGAATGTGCCATCTGTTGGGAAGGGATCAATTGCCGGTGAAGACCTGATCAAGAACACCACCTTCGGCAAAATGGGTCTTGTTGGCTTCATCCCAGCTGCCGAACACGTCTTCCACGCGGATCAGTCGCACTTCGGGGAAGTTGTCGGCATATTTTGCCTTGATCGTTTCGTTGTGAACGCGGTTGTTGAAGGAGGCGATAATGTCCTGCGCCTCTTCGCTATAGAGGTAATCCAGATAGGCTTTGGACACTTCGACGCTGCCGCGCTTTTCGGCCACTTTCTTCACGAGCGCTACAGGAAACTCGGCCAGAAGCGAGATGGAAGGCACAACGCGCTGATATTCATCTTCGCCATATTTGGCGCGAATATTTTCAACTTCAGCCTCGAAGGTGATCAGGACATCGCCGATTTCACGCTCCACGAAACTGGTGGTCGCGCCGCGGCCGCCGGTGTCGAAGACAGCGATATTGCTTAGCAGCTTGCTGACAAATTCCCGTGCCTTGTCATCATCGCCGCCATTCTGCTCCAGAGCATAGGCATAAGCTGCGAGATAGGTGTAACGGGCGTTGCCTGAGGTTTTCGGGTTCGGGAAAACGAGTTTTACGTCATCGCGCACCAGATCGCTCCAGTCCTTGATGCCTTTGGGGTTGCCATCTCGCACAAGGAAGGCGGGGAGGGAATAGTATGGGCTGGCGTTGTTTGGCAGATCCTGCTGCCAGCTTTTGGAAACAAAGCCACCGCGATCTGCCAGAACCTGCACATCAAGTACCTGGTTGAAGGTCACTACATCGGCTTTGAGACCCTGCATGATGGCGCGAGCCTGCTTGGAGGAACCTGCGTGGGACTGTTTGATATTGATGTCCTGTCCGGTTTTTTCTTTCCAGTAGGCCTGAAATTTCGGGTTGATCGCAGCATAG encodes the following:
- a CDS encoding ATP-binding cassette domain-containing protein; protein product: MSLQIQNISKYYGSNLVLDAVSLDIEPGEFIALLGPSGSGKTTLLRTIAGLQFAEGGTLSFDGEDITGVDARKRRFGMVFQNYALFEHMSVAENVAFGLKMRQRSTRPSARDINHRVVELLDMAHIGHLAERFPSQLSGGQRQRVALTRALAIEPRMLLLDEPFSALDTRVRKELRASLRSLQQKVGVSAILVTHDQEEAFELADRIAVMADGKIEQFDTPANLIKKPSSPFVAEFLEGAGGYNQSGAGI
- the cysW gene encoding sulfate ABC transporter permease subunit CysW; protein product: MTAPSPTPPITNPQVLALLRQKARKRAALIFVAILFAALVMALPVISIFARAFQEGLAVYSANITTPDTLHAIWLTVLTALIVLPINLIYGIAVSWAIVHYHFPGRRALQTIIELPFSISPIVAGLCYLLIYGATGVVGSWLDDWDIQLMFNLFGIVLVSLFVTCPFVARELIPLMEISGQDQEEAALTLGATGWQTFCHVTLPKIKWALLYGAILANARVIGEFGAVSVVSGNIRGETMTLPLQVQLLYNDYNATGAFAAATVLTVIAVITLILRSTIEARHPHEHA
- the cysT gene encoding sulfate ABC transporter permease subunit CysT, translated to MTHPNAVLPRTFPSPFRLKRHVMPGFSLTLGTSLLFVCLIILLPLSGLFWQMSQLGLADYWRIISSERTLAAFRVTISAAAFATIFNATFGLLLAYVLVRYKFPGKRLLDALVDLPFALPTAVAGIALVALYDKNGWMGTLLSVAGLKVAYTWWGIVLAMMFTSVPFGVRTVQPVLESLKPDAEEAARTLGACDWQVFRHVVFPQVWPSFITGASLAFARSLGEFGAVIFIAGNMPFKTEIASLLIMIRLEEYDYPAASAIAGTILLIALLVLVAANIAQSRATRHLHKGRS
- the cysP gene encoding thiosulfate ABC transporter substrate-binding protein CysP, whose product is MRKTLLAAVGAAFLFTAPASASDTPPKEILNVSYDIARELYAAINPKFQAYWKEKTGQDINIKQSHAGSSKQARAIMQGLKADVVTFNQVLDVQVLADRGGFVSKSWQQDLPNNASPYYSLPAFLVRDGNPKGIKDWSDLVRDDVKLVFPNPKTSGNARYTYLAAYAYALEQNGGDDDKAREFVSKLLSNIAVFDTGGRGATTSFVEREIGDVLITFEAEVENIRAKYGEDEYQRVVPSISLLAEFPVALVKKVAEKRGSVEVSKAYLDYLYSEEAQDIIASFNNRVHNETIKAKYADNFPEVRLIRVEDVFGSWDEANKTHFAEGGVLDQVFTGN